A window of Zingiber officinale cultivar Zhangliang chromosome 5A, Zo_v1.1, whole genome shotgun sequence contains these coding sequences:
- the LOC121982276 gene encoding translationally-controlled tumor protein homolog: protein MLVYQDLLSGDELLSDSFPYKEIENGMLWEVEGKWVVKGAVDVDIGANPSAEGGGEDEGVDDSAIKVVDIVDTFRLQEQPPFDKKQFVTFIKRYIKLLTPKLDEGKQELFKKHIEGATKFLLPKLKDLQFFVGEGMHDDASVVLAYYKDGAVDPTFLYFAYGLKEIKC from the exons GTGATGAGCTCTTGTCTGACTCATTTCCATACAAGGAAATTGAAAATGGGATGCTCTGGGAGGTTGAAGGGAAG TGGGTAGTCAAAGGAGCCGTTGATGTGGACATTGGTGCAAACCCTTCAGCCGAAGGGGGAGGAGAAGATGAAGGTGTTGATGATAGTGCCATTAAGGTTGTCGACATAGTCGACACTTTTAGACTTCAG GAACAACCCCCATTCGATAAAAAACAGTTTGTGACCTTCATTAAGCGTTACATCAAGCTGTTAACACCTAAGCTAGATGAGGGAAAGCAAGAACTGTTCAAAAAACATATCGAAGGAGCGACAAAGTTTCTACTTCCAAAGCTCAAAGATCTGCAATT TTTTGTAGGGGAGGGCATGCACGATGATGCAAGTGTTGTTCTTGCATACTACAAGGATGGCGCAGTTGATCCAACTTTCCTGTATTTTGCTTATGGATTGAAAGAGATTAAGTGTTAG